From Neomonachus schauinslandi chromosome 4, ASM220157v2, whole genome shotgun sequence:
tggggcacctggctggctcagtcagtggagcatgcaactcttgatctcggtcggggttctgagttcaagccccacctagggtgtagagcttacttaaaaaaaagtttacaaaataaaaattattaattgatCATTTTCTGAGTAAGGGAATTTTCATATTCACTTGCCTCGTATTAAATATATGTTAGCGTGTTGGGGCCTCACTAACAACTACAAGTTTTTGGTTAACTTCAAAGCTCTAACCTACAATCTATCCAGGTTGTGTGTCTTCCCTTCAGTTATGAATGCATAAGGTAATACTTTATAGTTGGAAAGCATAGCATTAAAATAGTGAATCAGTAAAAATGTTACCTTCaatttttataatctctacaGATTGCAATACTGTGATGAGACCGTTCCTGTAACTTTTGATCCACACACACAGTTTCTTGGTcctcagaagaaaacagaggaagttCAAAGAGACATTGGATTTTGGTGTCCAAGGCACCTTAAGACTTCCGGGGGACAAGGCTATAAGTTTCTGGGAATTGACCAGTGCGCACCTCCATGCCctaacatgtattttaaaagtgaTGAGCTAGAGTTTGCAAAAAGTTTTATCGGGATAGTTTCAATATTTTGTCTTTGTGCAACTCTCTTCACATTCCTCACTTTCTTAATTGATGTTAAAAGATTCAGATACCCAGAGAGACCAATTATATATTACTCTGTCTGCTACAGCATCGTGTCCCTGATGTACTTTATCGGATTCTTGTTAGGCGACCGCACAGCGTGCAACAAAGCAGATGAGAAGCTAGAACTCGGGGACACCGTCGTTCTGGGCTCTCAGAATAAGGCTTGCACTGTTCtgtttatgtttttgtattttttcacaaTGGCCGGCACAGTGTGGTGGGTGATTCTTACCATCACGTGGTTCCTGGCGGCAGGAAGAAAATGGAGTTGTGAAGCCATTGAACAAAAAGCGGTATGGTTTCATGCTGTTGCGTGGGGAATACCGGGTTTTCTGACCGTTATGCTTCTTGCTATGAACAAAGTTGAAGGAGACAACATTAGTGGCGTTTGCTTCGTCGGCCTTTATGACCTGGATGCTTCCCGCTACTTTGTGCTCCTGCCACTTGGCCTTTGTGTGTTTGTCGGACTGTCTCTTCTTTTAGCTGGCATTATTTCCTTAAATCACGTTCGGCAAGTTATCCAGCATGATGGCCGGAACCaagagaaactaaagaaatttaTGATTCGAATTGGGGTCTTTAGTGGCCTGTATCTTGTGCCCCTGGTGACCCTTCTAGGATGTTACGTCTATGAGCAAGTGAACAGGGTCACCTGGGAGATAACCTGGGTCTCCGACCACTGTCGTCAGTACCACATCCCATGTCCTTATCAGGTAAAGAGcatttgtattagtttgctatcttttttaaagattttatttatttatttatttgagagagggagagagagtgcacaagccagtggggatgggcagagggagagggagaagcagactccccgctgagcagggagcccgagacatggggctcgatcccaaagccctgagatcatcacctgagctgaaggcagacgcttaaccgactgagccacccagggacccctgtaTTAGTTCACTATTTAACTTGAACATAGAGGATGTTCCCTGGAAGCACACTTGAACTAGTCATGAACATGACCTTAGATTTCCCATAAGAAAATCCAGTAGACAGAGGGAATGATTCCTTGGGCATCAGAAGAAACCggggtcggggcacctgggtggctcagtcgttaaagcatctgcccttggctcaggtcatgatcccagggtcctggaatcgagccccacatcgggctccctgctccggggggaagcctgcttctccctctcccactccccctgcttgtgttccctctctcgctgtgtctctctctgtcaaataaataaataaataaataaataatctttaattaacaaaaaaaaaagaagaagaaactgggGTCAGTGCCTCAAGAGTTCTTTCCTCAAGTTTAGGCTTTGGTTACAACAGTTAAAATGCTTCCTAAAGTTAAATTTGGTTGCAAAGGCAGATAAATAATAATGAGGaacagaaacagaagaacagGTCTGTCAATTTCTGCTGAATTGGgagttgtttttaattcttcagtTAGTGGGGGGAAAACTTACTTGGGTATATTGAATGTGATCGTatcataatttttgtttcatatatatgcttataaaaaCAGAACTTATTTTACTGTATTGTATTAATACTTATTTCACTCTGAccaaccacattttttaaaaacataaacaacaaTGCATAAAGACTCTAAAATAGTATGTTGTTCCAgtgaatttaaatgtaattttttggtAGATTCTCATGAAGCAAAGTAGATGAATACTTAAAGCCAGATATTTTGGCAATTACAAGAGGCTGCTACACTTACAGGGAAAAAATGCTGAGAAATCAGGCCAAAATTTAGGATGTGCttcctaaatatatttaagtgttttccttttctagctATATATTTTGATACACAGATAAGTTCTTCATTCACAACTTTAGTGAAGAATATACTTAATGCAGCACTAGTCATTATATTATGCTATgacaaacattttataataaaacagacTGAAGATATATACTTTTTGTTCAAGTTTTACATTGACTATATAGACTTCTTTCCACTGAAAATGTAtcactgaaatttttattattcacTTTTCTTTGTAGGCAAAAACAGAAACTCGACCAGAACTGGctttatttatgataaaatatctGATGACATTAATTGTTGGCATCTCTGCCGTCTTCTGGGTTGGAAGCAAAAAGACATGCACGGAATGGGCTGGGTTTTTTAAACGAAATCGTAAGAGAGAGTAAGAAGCTATTGAATTATCTgatgttgttttaaattaaatagaacaaaaaccaAGGAACTATTCAAGTCATTATTGTACTTTCGTATGTCAACTGTTAGGTCAAATTTGGAAATCTTTTTCCTGGggaaatatactttattttgtttggcATTCATTAAAATAGTCTTTGACCTATACTATTCTATTGAAATATGAATGAAAGTTTTGtaaagtgtttattttctttacacagcttatatttaatattatcacTGCTATCACTGGATTCATTATTTTGGGtgcagcattttaaattttaattatcagTGATAAAAGATTAAATGGGATCACATATATGTAAGGAAATCTATAGAGTATGATTCAAATATATTGTATGATCATTGTTTACtacctttaaattttattacacaTAGTGCTGGCTTAAAATGTcacttattggggcacctgggtggctcagtcattaagcgtctgccttcggctcaggtcatgatcccagggtcctgggatcgagccccacatcgggctccctgctcatgggaagcctgcttctccctctcccactccccctgcttgtgttccctctctcactgtctctctctctgtcaaataaataaaatctttaaaaaaaaaaaaagccacttatTTGCGTTGCTTAAGAtggtaaaattttaaacttacgCAGTATTTTGTAACAATATAGTAGATTTACAAGTAAATAGTTCATTTTGGTTATTTATGTACATTGTACGCTCTATACAATCAACAGTGTAGTATAGGTTTTTAAACTATTCCCCATTGGTTTGATTAATAAACTTTTTGGGGTAAAAACTTCAGAACTATAGATCTTTTCTAAGTTTTTGAAGTCTGaagaattgcattttttttttttttaaagattttctttatttgacagagagagcacacaagcagggggagagggagctgagcagggagcctgattgaAGAATTGCATTTAACTGGACTTGAATTATTTTGCACTATTATTACATAACTATCCTGTATTTATATACTCACACTTAAGTATAACTTGCAAACTTTAATGTTAGAAAGCAAacaaatttggggcgcctgggtggctcagtcgttaagcgtctgccttcggctcaggtcatgatcccagggtcctgggatcgagccccgcatcgggctgcctgctccgcgggaggcctgcttttccctctccccctccccctgcttgtgttccctctctcactgtctctctctctctgttgaaaaataaataaaaaatctttaaaaaaaaaaaaaaaaagaaagcaaacaaatttaACAACAACCATTCTATCTCCTTTCTCTTCTAGTTTACTTTTATATTTGATGTATTTACGTGTGATACACAGATTGTGCCCTACTCTGTGCTGCTTTGAGTTTCCTTGTCCTCATCCTTTGGTttagcttctttcatttcttaccaATCTACTTATGCTGACAAAGGCAACTAACAGTGATGCAAAAAAGACTTCACTTCATGACCATCTACTTATAGCTCGTGATATCTATAATCCCAGATTTCATAACTATAGATCATTTAGAATTTTTGACTGGGTTGACTCAGGATTTTTGGCATAAGAGATGTGGTGTGCTTTTTGGCTTCTGGATAGCACTTAACATTTACCGAGTAAGCCCTGTCCTTGGTTTCTCTTGCAGTCCAATCAGTGAAAGCCGCAGAGTTCTACAGGAGTCATGTGAGTTCTTCTTAAAGCACAATTCCAAAGTTAAACACAAAAAGAAGCACTGCAAACCCAGTTCGCACAAGCTGAAGGTCATTTCCAAATCCATGGGAACCAGCACAGGCACCACAGGAAATCACGGCACGTCCTCGGTGGCAATCACTAACCACGATTACTTAGGACAAGAAGCTTCGACAGAAATACCAACCTCCCCAGAGACGTCCGTGAGAGAGGTGAGAGCAGATGGAGCGAGCACCCCCAGATCCAGAGAAGAGGACTGTGGGGAGCCGGCCTCCCCAGCAGCATCCAGCTCCAAACTCTGTGGGGAACAGGCCGACAGGAAAGGCCGGGCAGGCAATGGGAACGATAAGATCAGCGTGTCTGAAAGTACACGGAGTGAAGGAAGGTGAGCTTGGATTTTGTTACCTTAAATCGGGACTACTTTGAATACTGCATTATCCgttttttattaaagcatagcacatctggaaagaaaatgttctagGAGAGGACATGTCCATACACTTCATCCAAGGAAGTT
This genomic window contains:
- the FZD6 gene encoding frizzled-6 isoform X2, whose amino-acid sequence is MEMLTFLWTCVFLPFIRGHSLFTCEPITVPRCMKMTYNMTFFPNLMRHYDQSTAAVKMECSPNIETFLCKAFVPACTEQINVVPPCRNFCEKVYSDCKKLIDTFGMRWPEELECDRLQYCDETVPVTFDPHTQFLGPQKKTEEVQRDIGFWCPRHLKTSGGQGYKFLGIDQCAPPCPNMYFKSDELEFAKSFIGIVSIFCLCATLFTFLTFLIDVKRFRYPERPIIYYSVCYSIVSLMYFIGFLLGDRTACNKADEKLELGDTVVLGSQNKACTVLFMFLYFFTMAGTVWWVILTITWFLAAGRKWSCEAIEQKAVWFHAVAWGIPGFLTVMLLAMNKVEGDNISGVCFVGLYDLDASRYFVLLPLGLCVFVGLSLLLAGIISLNHVRQVIQHDGRNQEKLKKFMIRIGVFSGLYLVPLVTLLGCYVYEQVNRVTWEITWVSDHCRQYHIPCPYQAKTETRPELALFMIKYLMTLIVGISAVFWVGSKKTCTEWAGFFKRNRKRDPISESRRVLQESCEFFLKHNSKVKHKKKHCKPSSHKLKVISKSMGTSTGTTGNHGTSSVAITNHDYLGQEASTEIPTSPETSVREVRADGASTPRSREEDCGEPASPAASSSKLCGEQADRKGRAGNGNDKISVSESTRSEGRVTAKSDVTEAGPGQSYSLQAPGSSEPGSPRGSTSLLVHSASGGRKEQGPGSHSDT
- the FZD6 gene encoding frizzled-6 isoform X1, giving the protein MEMLTFLWTCVFLPFIRGHSLFTCEPITVPRCMKMTYNMTFFPNLMRHYDQSTAAVKMEPFLPLANLECSPNIETFLCKAFVPACTEQINVVPPCRNFCEKVYSDCKKLIDTFGMRWPEELECDRLQYCDETVPVTFDPHTQFLGPQKKTEEVQRDIGFWCPRHLKTSGGQGYKFLGIDQCAPPCPNMYFKSDELEFAKSFIGIVSIFCLCATLFTFLTFLIDVKRFRYPERPIIYYSVCYSIVSLMYFIGFLLGDRTACNKADEKLELGDTVVLGSQNKACTVLFMFLYFFTMAGTVWWVILTITWFLAAGRKWSCEAIEQKAVWFHAVAWGIPGFLTVMLLAMNKVEGDNISGVCFVGLYDLDASRYFVLLPLGLCVFVGLSLLLAGIISLNHVRQVIQHDGRNQEKLKKFMIRIGVFSGLYLVPLVTLLGCYVYEQVNRVTWEITWVSDHCRQYHIPCPYQAKTETRPELALFMIKYLMTLIVGISAVFWVGSKKTCTEWAGFFKRNRKRDPISESRRVLQESCEFFLKHNSKVKHKKKHCKPSSHKLKVISKSMGTSTGTTGNHGTSSVAITNHDYLGQEASTEIPTSPETSVREVRADGASTPRSREEDCGEPASPAASSSKLCGEQADRKGRAGNGNDKISVSESTRSEGRVTAKSDVTEAGPGQSYSLQAPGSSEPGSPRGSTSLLVHSASGGRKEQGPGSHSDT
- the FZD6 gene encoding frizzled-6 isoform X3; its protein translation is MEMLTFLWTCVFLPFIRGHSLFTCEPITVPRCMKMTYNMTFFPNLMRHYDQSTAAVKMEPFLPLANLECSPNIETFLCKAFVPACTEQINVVPPCRNFCEKVYSDCKKLIDTFGMRWPEELECDRLQYCDETVPVTFDPHTQFLGPQKKTEEVQRDIGFWCPRHLKTSGGQGYKFLGIDQCAPPCPNMYFKSDELEFAKSFIGIVSIFCLCATLFTFLTFLIDVKRFRYPERPIIYYSVCYSIVSLMYFIGFLLGDRTACNKADEKLELGDTVVLGSQNKACTVLFMFLYFFTMAGTVWWVILTITWFLAAGRKWSCEAIEQKAAKTETRPELALFMIKYLMTLIVGISAVFWVGSKKTCTEWAGFFKRNRKRDPISESRRVLQESCEFFLKHNSKVKHKKKHCKPSSHKLKVISKSMGTSTGTTGNHGTSSVAITNHDYLGQEASTEIPTSPETSVREVRADGASTPRSREEDCGEPASPAASSSKLCGEQADRKGRAGNGNDKISVSESTRSEGRVTAKSDVTEAGPGQSYSLQAPGSSEPGSPRGSTSLLVHSASGGRKEQGPGSHSDT